The nucleotide sequence TGAGAGCGAACTGAACTTGTCATGTTCAAAACATTGTGCCCCAAGGATTGAACGGTACAGTATTTCAGGAAAGAATACATTGCCTTCTAAGCGGTTTGAGTGataaaaaaattgttaaaaacaTAAAACACACTGAATTAAATGTCAACGGTTCCATGGTTTCAACTATCCCAGAAAAGCAGGGTTGGCATTTCGAGATCTTCCGTCTCTTAAAACTGAATGGATGCCCATGCTTCAAAATGAAACCCTTGAGGCAGCAACTGAAAGCATGAAAAGAAATCACCAATCTAAAagtcgtcatcgtcctcctcagCCATGTGTTTTGCTAGTTCTTCCTCCTGTTGGAGCCTCTCGCGCCTCTTCTCAGCACTCTCCTTTTCCTTGTGAGAATTCGGAGGGAACCTCAGTGCTTTGACCGCTTCGTTGTGCATGTTCAAGCAAAATGCAATCCTTGAATTGAAAGCAATCTGTGGCTCATTCGTTGAGTAGACATCACCAGTCTCTTTTGACACCATCCAACCATTGGCATGATCAATGGTGGCATCAATTGCCCCATCCCTGATTGCTTTGGCTACAATACTTTCAGCATCAGCAACAGGGTTCTCTGAGTCCAACCTCAGCTTCTTGGCAATGTCAGCAAGGGAGATCCGTGAGTATGAAATGCTTATGTTGCGCAATCCAGTCCGAATGACATTGTGGCGCAGCCTCACTATCAAATTGCGCGTCCTATCCGCGCTGAAAGTGCTAGCAAATTTTTCTGCCACTGCTCTGAACAATTCAAGGTCCCCAACTCGAACAGCCTGTAGatcatacataaaaagaaacagTTAAAACTGTACTGCTTAGCAGTATGTTGTATTTTTCCACAGAAGTAGAACTTACATTTGTAAGCTCAAAATATGGTGCCAAAGCAGCCTTCATTCCTTTCTGCATAAAAACAGTTCTCTCTGGTATTTCTCCTAAAAGTAATCTCACTATGATAGCCCACTTGTTGCACTGAACTCGGAACCCACGAGCTGTAGTGGGTGCCTTTCGAGCAGCTTGCAGTAGGCTTTCCTTTGCATCAGTGTACTCCAACTGAATTGTCCTAATTTTTCCCAAGTAGAACAGATACCTGCAGAACTGCGATAGCAATAGAAGTTAGCACTTGTTTGACTACATAATAAGATGGCATAATGCAATTTCACCGTTCAGTAATCATTAAATTGATAATCAGCCTCAGTACAATTTATCAAATGAATTAACAAGTGAGCTAGTTGATGAATTACCTGCTGATTAGAATGTGCTTCAAAACGCGGTGCCTTGGACCTAAGCTTTTCTGCTTGGTCATACAAGTTGTAGTGCAGGTAGTTGCGAAGAAGCAGGTTGAGTAGAGTTTCCTGCCATATAAAATATTAGTCATTTTCTGTAGTTTGACAACGCTTATGTAATCATTAAAGTGAAAGTAGGCATGGACACAACCTGACCAAGCTCATCACGATGTAAAGTTGCCATTCTGTGCAATGCCAGAAGAGTTCTGAAAAAACACAGCATGTAACAAGTAAATCAAaacagaagaaaagaagagcttATTAGGTACCTAGGAATTACTGAAAAGTAATAACACAACTGAAGAAGGCATTCCTAATACCACAGATTGAGAGCCATGATTCAATGAACTCACCCACGAATTTCAGCAAGGCTGCTGGTGAGTTCGTGGACATAAGAGTAATAGGTGAAAACCCTAGAAGCTAAAACATCGACTGTTCTCCTGTTAAGATTCTTCAAACGAGTAATGCTTGCAGAAGCACATGCTTTAGCCTGAACAAAAAGCATCAGATTAGTAAGTTATCAcctagaacaaaaaaaaaaaggaggcaaATCTCAGTCATACCTCATCATATTTCTTATTATCAATAAGGAAAATCAGCACAAGCAAGTAACAGTATATTTCAATCTCTGGGAGACCATGCTTAATTGACACTTGAGCCGCTGGAGCTGCCAAATCAACATCCATTTCACTCCCATCTTCCTAAAAAATCAGCATTATATGAATGTTaagaatatataaaaaaaaatagagacatcagtttcaaaaaaattaagataTATACGGTAGAAGTGAAACAAACTACAGCTCCTAAAGACCGAACCGGAGGCTATCAAGCATCAGAGCACAAGAAACCTATCTCTTCAACAGTGGAAGTAGTAGCGCAACAAAATGATTTAAACAAATCACTGGATCACAAATACAACTACAGTTTCTTCATAACAATGATCTCTTCAGAGCATTCAAGAAGGCGCTAGGCGCTAGCTGGTGGCACCTAGCGCCTAATTGGTGCCTAGGCCCTGCCTGGATCAGACCAGCTAGTCAAATCCAAGAAATTGGCAAGCACACATGAAAATTAGACTATACAACACTAAAATAGCAACAAAATACCCACCAAGCAAGTTCAGCCACCATCTAACGCCTAATCACAGAGGCTACCTGCTACCTAGCGCCGACTTTTAGAAGACTGATTCTGAGTTCCCCTTTCTTCCAAAGAGATAAAAAATTCTGAATGATCTACCATGTGTTTAACAAGCCAAGCCGATGAAACAAAAACATCACATGTGACATCTAAATTATTTTCATCTGcctccaaattcaaaagatcaatgttgctatatttttcgaGTCAAACGGCTATCTTCTAAACAGTAAACAGCTCTAATATACAGAACTCTACTGTGCCATCACATCAGCGATGAAATAAGCAGCCAAGCATCCCgaaaatcccccccccccccttttttttctcagttTCATAATCCTAAGATGCAAGCATCGCCAGTCATTTATTCCCCATCACCCATCTAGTAAGTAGCAACTAAGTTCACCCACCGAATTCCTCCGATTCAGTGTAGAAATTACCTTGGGCAGGAGGGAGGAAAGGCGGGCGAAGGCTTCCGAGGAATGCGGCAGCGCGAaggcgaggaaggcggcgacgtcacgggcggcgaggcggcggcggagcgcgacggtgaggcgcacggcgcgggagaTCCGGCGAACCTCCTTGGTCAGCGACCCGGCCTCGATCACCGACGCGATCTCCTTCAGATCTGCACGCACCGCCGCGCAAACCcaaacaaaccaaaccaaacaaaaaaaaaaactcagttactctctctctcccccgccgAAAGCTAAGCTAGGGTTTTGTGGAGCCCGAGAGGAGGTCCGGCTACTTACGCTGCAAGGTGGAGGCcgcgggcggtggc is from Oryza sativa Japonica Group chromosome 9, ASM3414082v1 and encodes:
- the LOC4347735 gene encoding probable 26S proteasome non-ATPase regulatory subunit 3, which translates into the protein MPEDVEMNDSQPQPAAAPPPAASTLQHLKEIASVIEAGSLTKEVRRISRAVRLTVALRRRLAARDVAAFLAFALPHSSEAFARLSSLLPKEDGSEMDVDLAAPAAQVSIKHGLPEIEIYCYLLVLIFLIDNKKYDEAKACASASITRLKNLNRRTVDVLASRVFTYYSYVHELTSSLAEIRGTLLALHRMATLHRDELGQETLLNLLLRNYLHYNLYDQAEKLRSKAPRFEAHSNQQFCRYLFYLGKIRTIQLEYTDAKESLLQAARKAPTTARGFRVQCNKWAIIVRLLLGEIPERTVFMQKGMKAALAPYFELTNAVRVGDLELFRAVAEKFASTFSADRTRNLIVRLRHNVIRTGLRNISISYSRISLADIAKKLRLDSENPVADAESIVAKAIRDGAIDATIDHANGWMVSKETGDVYSTNEPQIAFNSRIAFCLNMHNEAVKALRFPPNSHKEKESAEKRRERLQQEEELAKHMAEEDDDDF